cgaaaagtgcagaggataccggaagtctgcagagggatttggataggttaagtgaatggactagggtctggcagatggaatgcaatgttgacaaatgtgaggttatccattttggtaggaataacagcaaaagggattattatttaaatgatgaaatattaaaacatgctgctgtgcagtgagacctgggtgtgctagtgcatcagtcacaaaaagttggtttacaggtgcaacaggtgattaagaaggcaaatggaattttgtccttctttgctagagggatggagtttaagactagggaggttatgctgcaattgtataaggtgttagtaaggccacacctggagtattgtgttcagttttggtctccttacctgagaaaggacgtactagcgctggagggtgtgcagaggagattcactaggttaatcccagggctgaaggggttggattatgaggagaggttgagtagacgggGACtggactcgttggaatttagaaggatgaggggggatcttgtagaaacatataaaattatgtagggaatagataggatagatgcgggcaggttgtttccactggcgggtgaaagcagaactagggggcatagcctcaaaataaggggaagtagatttaggactgagtttaggaggaacatcttcacccaaaaggttgtgaatcaatggaattctttgcccagtgaagcagttgaggctccatcattaaatgttttaaagatagagatagattgggattaagggttatggtgttcgggccggaaagtggagctgagtccacaaaagatcagccacgatctcattgaatggcggagcaggctcgaggggtcagatggcctactcctgctcctagttcttatgttgttatgttcTATTGAAGGATACATGTTAATTGGAATTTATAGGCTGCGGGTATGCCCTGTATTGAAGGGTATAGGACATTCAGGTATGCGCTTGCTATACTGATGCTGTCGTACATGCGGAATTGCCATGTGGTGAAGGGTATGGGATAATGGACTCTGTCGTCGTATTGAATAATACAGGATATGCGAGTATGTCCTCTGTTGATGTTGTAGTAAAGGCGAGAATATTCTCAATTGGATAATCGTTTAGGATATTCGAGTATTGATGTTAACGCCTgtgactcagttggtagcactgtcACCTCTTGAATCAGAGGTCGTGGGTTCAAGACCCAATGCGGAAAGTTGAGCAGACAAATCTCGGCCGAATGACAACTTGGAAGAGAATAAACTGTTGGGAGTCTCCATTTATAATTCCAGTTCCTGACCTCACATTTGAGTGTTCAGGTAGAACTTTTCAGAAACGGGCAGCTTTGAGTGAAAAAACAAACTCTCAGCTCCCCTCTCGATTCTATGCGAATGATTTTCAATGATTGATGACAATGGCCTTTTCTGGTGGACCTGAAGGGGAACACCAGGTTGTCCTGGGGTTTGGGTGACACAGGGAGAGTGCAAACTCCTCCAGCTCTCGCTCTAACATTGAGTCATCGAATTTCACAGCGCAAAGAGAGGCgcattggcccatcgtgtctgtaccgacCTATCTATTTTAATCCCAGGTTCCTGTACCTGATGTGATTAATTAACTCCCGCGGCTCTGCCCTGAATCTTGAAGCATTTCAATACAGGAAACATCCCCTTCACGGAGAGACAGGAATCAAATGGCTGAGAAATTAGAACACCCAAACCACCAAGTTCATTTTctattttgatttattttcaaaaaaatctTTTATACAATCATTAAACACTTTTATATTATCTTTGAATTTTCTTATTTAAAATATATTCCCTTATATACAACAGGCCGGCATGCCACCATTAAAAAGTGCCCAATTGTCAGTGGATATTTAATCGGATCGAGGTCAATAAGTTTCTGTTTTGCATAGAAATTCCAATTCATAAAACTATAAATGCCTCAGATATATCATGCAAAACGATTCCATATGTACACATTTTCTTTACAGTTTAATTCTGCACAAAGTATTTATACGTGTTAAGAGTCTCTTGTGTGTCCACGCCCGCTACCATGGCCTCCAGATGCAGTTCTGCTGGGGGACTGGGAGGACTTGCTGGTTGAGGCGAGGGCTGACACTGGGGGCTGACGGTCGCTGAAACGCTGGGCACCCAGTTGCGTTGGATCGGACCAAACTCCGGGGTCCCTCCCGCGGCGATACCTCTGCGCCGGCCGGGCTCCTGATGCTGGCAGAGTAAGGGTAATAGGACACTAAAGGCATGCACCTCTTCAGGTAGTCTGTCAAACGATCGCACCCTTCCGTTCCCATGAGCTTTGAGGACGGGAGGAGGTTGCTCAGCTGAAGGAGGCAGGCACGGTAACCGTCCCGATAGCTATCCAGGCGATCTGTAAGGAGAACAGACAAAACAGTGGTCATTCCCCAGCTTGTGGACCTCTTCATAGTGTTAGCAAATAAACTGTCACCTGTCTATAAACTcagtgatgtggaaatgccggcgttggactggggtgagaacagtaagaagtctcacaacagcaggttaaagtcacaACAGCTTTATTGGGAATCACCAGCTTTCCGAGGGCAGTTCCTTCATCGGCTGagggattccaaataaacctgttggactttaacctggtgttgtgagacttcttcctATAAACTCAATAGCTGGTCAGTTCCCCTTTACACATTTAGATTCGGATGGAGAAGACAGAAGCAGCAATAGAGATTAACCAATCCGTTTTCCTGGACACTTTGTGGGACCTAATGTGTAAATTAGCCCTACTCTGGCCCAGAATAAAGCGCCCTGGGAGTTCCCAAGAGGATGAAAGACGCGGTAAATaattgtaacccccccccccccccccccggtttttaTCATGTTGATGAGCAGTGGTAACTGTTTAAGgagattttcaattcctctcaacTAAAATGGGCCGTGGTAGCTTGTGGACTGCGGGATGCTCTGATTCTGAAGCAGATCCCATCTGAAGGCACTTACCGTACAATGGAGTTTTGGGCAAATCCTCCAGAAACCGAACAGTCATTTCCAGAATATCAGCTTTTTCCAGTTTGGAATAACGTGGACTctgtcagagggaggggggaaaagacAGAAAGTTTTAATCATGAACTCTTTATCTTGTAAATCGAATTAAAACCAGCTTGTCGCTCAAAAAGGGTTTACCAGGACAAGAGAGAGAAATCAAACCTTCACTTACATCTTTCCCAATGAGGGGCAGGATCAGAGTCTTTAACTGGTTCAGACTGTCATTGATCCGCGCGCGTCTCCGCTTCTCCATCAGAGGTTTCAGAGTCTGCAAGGAAATCAAATCAGGTTTTACACGCGGGAACACAGTTAAACCACGAGACAGATACCCCGACGTGGCGGCTCCTCGGGACGAGCTGGATTCAGTATGtggggcggaggggtggggaATTACCTTtcttaaatcgctggcttctctCTTTTTACGTTTGTTCAGGTGTGCAGAGTACTGTCCGTGCTCTGTAGTGCTCGATTcgtagagatgaggagacattctcTCTGcccggtgtgtgtgggtgtgtgtctgtttgagagagggagagagctttCAGACAGAAGATGCTGGGAGCTGTGGGAGCTGCCAGGTACAGAGTGTGGGAATGACTCTGTGGCTGGGTGGCTGGGTGAGTTTATAGAGTTGGGGAGTGTCCACGCCCTGCCCACTCGCCTTTGTGAAGTGACGGCAGACGCCTCTGAGCGCTTCACCAACCCTCCCAACTCATTCAAACCAAAGTTGCCATCTGTCCCGGGGCCCTCGATTTTAAAAATACGCAAATAAAATTCGATATGGATTTACAAACTTACAGTCAGTAAAAAGCAGCCCCGAACAATATTGCTGTTTCAACATGTATTGGGTCAATTTTAGTTGAAAAATGCTGCAGATTTGATATTTGATTAATCCGACCCAATTCTCACTGTATTTTTAAGAAAATAGTAAAATTGCAACCATTTCCCGTAACTGCCCACACTTTGTCGTGTTTTTTGAAAGCGATCTCTTCAATATGCACACCCCCCCAAACTCTTGGCGTTTGCGAGCACAGACAGGCTAAGTGGAAATTCATCAAACTTTTCCAgtgagtctttttttaaaaacgaatAATGTTCATTTTCCAAATCTTGCCTTATGGAACATATATGAAGtttgttgtgtgttttttttagtaAAACCGATTGGATGcactttttttccccaaaattcTACGATCTCAGGTTGGAAACAAAACTGTTTGTTcccaattggaaaaacaaatcagCTTCCCAAGCCGAAAACTACGCcgtctcactgcccccccccccccccccccaccaacactccCCCCAAAAAACCCCACCTGTCTCTTCAAGCTGCAGACAATGATTTGGGCATTTAATGTGTGATTAATACTAATGCGGATTGAGGGGTGGGCGAGGGATGGGGGCTACAGGAAACTGGGTCAACACGATCAATTCGGCGTTGCCAATGTTTCCACAAACCCTTGTTTGGTGGCTTCCGCGGCCATGGTCTCCTATTTTTATTTCGTTCGTTGCAAATTCTGATTTTCTGTTTCCTCCCATCGCCCCCGAGAAACAGGAATTTGCCTCGCCGGAGTTAGAACGGAGTGAAGGGGGAGCAGAAATGTGCTCACTACCGGCGACTGAATTCACTTTGCAAATAAAATCAAACTTGAAACGGTGCCGTTTAACCAGGGTAAAGGGAATGTAGAATGTGAAATGTATAAACTAGAGTCGAGAGTGGGATCCCTCGAGGATAAATAGACTTGATTTCAAGCCACGCGCCAGACACATGTCACCCACAGCACCCCCCGCCCAGGTCAGGCATCAGCCGAATAGAACCACTTCCAATATCCTCAATGCCAAATACACATCATAATTTGTTTTGAAATCTAAAAAGAATTTAGAACCGTGCGGTGCCCGCAATCCTTATACGAGCAGAATAGTTTCATTCTGACTTTAGAACTTTCCATAAGTTTGATTTGCAGCGTTAACACGTTTAACTTGGGAGATTGAGGGAGCCAAATTGTGTTTTTAAATATACACCAGGAAAATGCTCTATTTTAATTCCACTTGCGATGGATAATTCGTTATATTTTGATGCAATGGGACACAATCCAATTGGTTTGGATGTATCACTCAGAATCGATTTAATATAACGAAAGATGTTTTATATTATCTTTTATAttgtgtaaggggggggggggggggggggctttctcgGTCACAATGCTCGACCAGTCATAAGTTTTATTTTCAAATGTTTGGCTTGTTTTTGGATAATTAAAGTGGCATCCAATCTGCCCCCGAATGAAAAGGGCGCGTTTGTTTTGGCTTGGGGTAGCTGCCCAAAATTGAACATCTGTccttacaaccccccccccccaccccacaaccccccacccacccacaaccccccccccccccccccccccgaccccactcaAGACAAAGAGATTTGCAATTTATTGGAGAGTTAGCTTCAAACAATCACGTGATGTGAAAGTTTTTATATAGAAGTTAGCAGCGAGTAGCAGTGGATTTAGCAGTGAATTCTGGAGTCAAGGCGGGTCGCCAGCACCGAGGGAAAGAGCCATGGGGTCTCCCGCCGGCCTTGTACAAACTGCAAAGGTCTTTTTTCAATCCTTTACTACTTAACCCGTGATTAAATTCGAAATGCTACTTCTACATTTCCATTCAGTCGGACAGGTTCAACTTTCCTAACGTTGGCCCTGTACGGAGGATTCTGCTGAATAAGGTGGCCATTTGATTTGAACATAAAAGGTGTCCTGAGTCGCTGCGTATGCAGTAAATTCTTGCAcattgtcctctctctctctctctcgacaggGTCTCAGTGGGATTAATTGAGTTGAATTGATGACATGCATTGGGCACGCGTCGCCATCAGCTCAAACAGGTTTGTGACTGTGGACCCCGGGCGCTCAGCCAGAGAGGGTGGATcattggaaaagcagtttgctcgATAAGTCTATACAAGTGACAAAAAAAAGACACATCTTTCACATTTGCGATCAGTCTGGCAGATGCATTGAAAAGTATTGATTATATTTCATATCAAATGGAAAATTGACCTGAGA
The sequence above is drawn from the Scyliorhinus canicula chromosome 16, sScyCan1.1, whole genome shotgun sequence genome and encodes:
- the hes2.1 gene encoding transcription factor HES-2.1 codes for the protein MSPHLYESSTTEHGQYSAHLNKRKKREASDLRKTLKPLMEKRRRARINDSLNQLKTLILPLIGKDSPRYSKLEKADILEMTVRFLEDLPKTPLYDRLDSYRDGYRACLLQLSNLLPSSKLMGTEGCDRLTDYLKRCMPLVSYYPYSASIRSPAGAEVSPREGPRSLVRSNATGCPAFQRPSAPSVSPRLNQQVLPVPQQNCIWRPW